Sequence from the Rhodothermales bacterium genome:
TGAAGAGATGGAACGTCTTCAATTTTCGCCGGAGCAGCGCCAACTCGTCAAGACGCTACTGGGCAGTATCCAGAAGCGATTCAACTACGAGGAATACGGCGGCGCGCCCCTGTTGGGCATTGCCGGCAATGTGTTGATCGGACACGGCAGCTCTACCCCACGCGCCATCGAGCAGCTGATCGTGACCGCTTCTCGTATCGTCAATCAACATCTGTCCGATCGGCTCTCCGAGAACTTCAGCGACTGACTCGATCTCTGTTATCCTATTTCGTTAGCCGTGTTGTCCATGTTTAAGGCTGCTATTACCGCCGTCGGTCATTACCTCCCCTCGTATCGGTTGACCAACGCCGAACTGGAACGTATGGTAGATACTACCGACGAGTGGATCGTGTCGCGGACGGGTATCCGTGAACGGCGCATCCTGAAGGAAGAAGGTAAGGCCACCGCGTTTATGGCTTCGGAGGCGGCGCGTGAGGCGCTGCGGAAACGCGGGATCACGGCCGACGAAGTCGAACTCATCATCGTCGCGACCGTCACTCCGGACATGGTGTTTCCGGCGACGGCCTGTCTCGTCCAGGCGCAAATCGGAGCATCGAAGGCCTGGGGTTTCGACCTTTCAGCGGCGTGCAGCGGATTTTTGTTCGCCCTGTCCGCCGGCGCATCCTTTATCACGTCCGGCAAGCATAAAAAGGTGCTGGTGATCGGCGCGGACAAAATGTCCAGCATCGTCGATTATACCGACCGCACCACCTGTGTCCTGTTCGGCGACGGCGCCGGCGCGGTACTGCTCGAAGCCGATACCGAGGGGTATGGCGTCCTGGACACGATCGAGTACATGGATGGCTCGAACTCGTCGGCCCTGTGTATGGTTGCCGGCGGTAGCCTCCACCCCGCCTCCCACCAGACCGTCGACGCCCGGCAACACTACGCCTACCAGGATGGCAAGACGGTGTTTAAATATGCCGTGACGGGGATGGCCGATGTAGCCGAAGAGATCATGAAACGTAATGAACTCACCGGCGACGAAGTCCGCTTCCTGGTCCCCCACCAGGCCAACCAGCGCATCATCGACGCCACGGCGCGGCGTATGGGCGTGGACAATGAGAAGGTGATGCTCAACATCGAGCGGTACGGCAATACGACCGCCGCCACGATTCCACTGTGCCTGTACGACTGGGAGGCCGACCTCAAGAAGGGTGACAACATCATCCTGACCGCCTTTGGGGGCGGCTTCACCTGGGGCGCCGCGTACGTTCGATGGGCCTACGATGGGGCGACCGTTCGCGCCGAGGCCAGCGCCGCCGCGGGCGCCAACGCTTAACTCGATCCGATCATGTCGTTCGACTTCAAGGGCAAGAACATTCTCGTTACGGGCGGTACGCGCGGCATCGGCCGGGCGATGGCAGGAGCCTTCGCCGCCGCCGGCGCTCGGGTCGCGTTCACTTTTCGCTCTTCCGCCGAACAGGCTGAATCCTTCCGCGCCGAGCTCGAACAAAACGGCGGGCAGGCCCTTGCCTTCCAGGTCGACGCCGCCTCCTTCGACGACGCCCAGAAAACGGTCGATGCCGTCGTTTCGGCGTGGGGATCCATCGACGTGCTCGTCAACAACGCCGGCATCACACGCGACGGGTTGATGATCCGCATGAGCGAATCGGACTGGGATGCCGTGATCGACACGAACCTGAAGAGCGTGTTTAATTACGCCAAAGCGGCCTACCGGCCCATGATGAAGCAGCGCTCCGGTAAGATCATCAACATTTCTTCGGTGGTCGGCGTTACAGGAAATGCCGGACAGGCCAACTACGCGGCCTCAAAAGCCGGCATCATCGGGTTCTCGAAAAGCCTGGCCAAGGAACTCGGCAAACGCGGCGTCACGGTCAATGTGGTGGCCCCCGGCTATGTGGATACCGATATGACGGCCGAACTATCGGAAAAAGCACGCGAGGAGCTCACTAACCAGATCCCCCTGGGGCGCACCGCGCGCCCGGAAGAAATCGCAGACGCCGTTCTCTTTCTGGCTTCTCCTCAGGCCGACTATATTACCGGACAGGTCCTCCTCGTCGATGGCGGGCTGGCGATGTGAACGGTCCTGCCCTATACTGTCCCCTGATTTTCTACTATCTTACCGAGTCTGGTCGGTGCGCGTTCGACGCCTACCGGGCTTCTCCATTCGCGTATTTCGAACGACCGCCCGTCTGAAACGACAGTAAGACGCTTGTATCGTGTACCCTCCGGCGACCTGAGGGGAATAGTTTGATGACATATGGTTTCTGAAGAATCGGATAAACCCGCGTTTACCCAGGTAATCGACCTGACGTCCAGGGCTCAGCAGAACGCCCGTGAGGAACGCACTGTCGCCACCCTGCAAGAACCCGACCCGGCACTGCCTCGTGCCACCATCGATACGCTGTCCGACACGATCCGACGCGCCGTGATCTCCGCCGGCTGGAACAGCCTGATGCCGGTGCAGGAGTTGTCGATACCGTACCTCGTCGCCGGCCGCGACATGATCGTCCAATCCCGAACAGGCAGCGGCAAGACGGGCGCCTTCCTCCTTCCGTTGTTCGAGCGCCTCGATTCCCGCTCGGCCACGACGCAGGCCCTACTCCTCTGCCCGACGCGCGAGCTCGCCCGCCAGATCCATGAGGAGTTCGAGGCCATGCAGCGCGCCTTCGTCGATGACGAATACCGGCTCGAATCGGCCCTGGTCTACGGCGGCGTCAAGTACAAATCCCAGAACACGTCGCTTAAAGGCGGCGCCCAGGTGGTCATTGGTACGCCCGGTCGTATCCTCGACCACCTCGAGCGCCGCACGTTTACGCTGGACGATCTCAAGGTGCTCGTGCTCGATGAGGCGGACGAAATGCTTTCGATGGGGTTTTACCCCGCGATGAAGCAACTGCGTCGCTACCTGCCGGCCAGCCGTAATTCGTACATGTTCAGCGCGACGATGCCGCCCAAAGTGCGGTCGCTGGCCCAGGACTTTCTGCGCGACCCCGGCTTCCTCTCGTTGAGTTCTGGACAGATCGGCGTAGACAGCATCGAACATCGGTATTATGTGGCCAGCCCGATGGAAAAAGACCGCGTGTTGGTCCGCATCATCGAGATGGAAAACCCGGATTCGGCCATCATCTTCGCCAATACGAAACGCGACGTGGAGTACCTCGCCAAGTTCTTGCGCAACTTCGGGTACGACGCAAGTGAGATTTCAGGGGATCTGGACCAGCGCGCTCGCGAGAAGGTGATGGATCGGATCCGAAAAGGCGATCTGCGTTATCTGGTCGCCACGGATGTGGCGGCGCGCGGCATCGATATCTCCGATCTGAGCCACGTCTTTATGTACGACGTGCCGCAGGACCCCGAGTACTATATCCATCGGTCGGGCCGGACCGCTCGCGCCGGCAAGACGGGCACCGCGATCGTCGTGACGACGGCGACGGAGAAAAACGGCCTGCTCCGCATCACCAAAAAATATGGGGTGGATACGCAGCAGCACGAGGTGCCGAGCTCCGAGGACGTGGAGGTCCGCGTGGCCGAGCGCATGACGATTGTACTCGAAGAGCGGATGCGCGAGAAGACCGACTATGCGCGGGAGCACCTGGGTTATTTCGTCCCGCTGGTCGAGCGGCTTTCGGCGGAAAAGCCGACGCTGCTCAGCATCCTGGTGGACGACGTGTACCTGGCGCACTCGCTCGGCCGGCTCGCCGAGCCCGAAGAGATTCCTGAGGACGCGCGTGGATCCAACGAAGAACTCATGGAGGATCGGCTCGAAGCACACCTCAAGGGTAAATCCAACCTGACCCGCGTCCGCGGCGAGCGGTTTGTCCCGCTTGTTCAGCAGTTGGTGGCGGAGGAGCCGGAATTGCTGGCGATGCTGGTTGACGAGCTAGATTTGGAGCAGGGCGCGTTTGTCTACCGCGAGCCGCCGCCTCCCGAGCCGCGTCGCGACCGCGAAGAGGAGGAACGCCTCGCCAGCCGGCGGCCGCCTCGGTCCGGCAGTGGACGCCCGGGGGGCCGTTCGGGTGGCGGTGGGCGTCGACGGTGATACGTGAAGGGTTAAGGTTCTTGGTTCGAGGTTTAAAGGGATCTCCGTTGAGCGTTATACCTCAAAACCTTAACCCTCATTCTGCCCACGCCGGCGTGCCGAACCAGTCGTGCATCTCCTGCTCGAAGGGGGCGATGATGCTGTCCGGCTCCGGCCATTCGCCGCGGTCCCCGGTCTCTGCGATCCAGGTGTCGAGCGCGCCGCGCAGCCGGGATAACGCGGCCTGGTGTTCGGGGTGGGTGGACGTCGCGAGGTTACCGATCTCATGCGGGTCCGCCTCGGTGTCGAAC
This genomic interval carries:
- the fabG gene encoding 3-oxoacyl-[acyl-carrier-protein] reductase — translated: MSFDFKGKNILVTGGTRGIGRAMAGAFAAAGARVAFTFRSSAEQAESFRAELEQNGGQALAFQVDAASFDDAQKTVDAVVSAWGSIDVLVNNAGITRDGLMIRMSESDWDAVIDTNLKSVFNYAKAAYRPMMKQRSGKIINISSVVGVTGNAGQANYAASKAGIIGFSKSLAKELGKRGVTVNVVAPGYVDTDMTAELSEKAREELTNQIPLGRTARPEEIADAVLFLASPQADYITGQVLLVDGGLAM
- a CDS encoding DEAD/DEAH box helicase; amino-acid sequence: MVSEESDKPAFTQVIDLTSRAQQNAREERTVATLQEPDPALPRATIDTLSDTIRRAVISAGWNSLMPVQELSIPYLVAGRDMIVQSRTGSGKTGAFLLPLFERLDSRSATTQALLLCPTRELARQIHEEFEAMQRAFVDDEYRLESALVYGGVKYKSQNTSLKGGAQVVIGTPGRILDHLERRTFTLDDLKVLVLDEADEMLSMGFYPAMKQLRRYLPASRNSYMFSATMPPKVRSLAQDFLRDPGFLSLSSGQIGVDSIEHRYYVASPMEKDRVLVRIIEMENPDSAIIFANTKRDVEYLAKFLRNFGYDASEISGDLDQRAREKVMDRIRKGDLRYLVATDVAARGIDISDLSHVFMYDVPQDPEYYIHRSGRTARAGKTGTAIVVTTATEKNGLLRITKKYGVDTQQHEVPSSEDVEVRVAERMTIVLEERMREKTDYAREHLGYFVPLVERLSAEKPTLLSILVDDVYLAHSLGRLAEPEEIPEDARGSNEELMEDRLEAHLKGKSNLTRVRGERFVPLVQQLVAEEPELLAMLVDELDLEQGAFVYREPPPPEPRRDREEEERLASRRPPRSGSGRPGGRSGGGGRRR
- a CDS encoding beta-ketoacyl-ACP synthase III, which codes for MFKAAITAVGHYLPSYRLTNAELERMVDTTDEWIVSRTGIRERRILKEEGKATAFMASEAAREALRKRGITADEVELIIVATVTPDMVFPATACLVQAQIGASKAWGFDLSAACSGFLFALSAGASFITSGKHKKVLVIGADKMSSIVDYTDRTTCVLFGDGAGAVLLEADTEGYGVLDTIEYMDGSNSSALCMVAGGSLHPASHQTVDARQHYAYQDGKTVFKYAVTGMADVAEEIMKRNELTGDEVRFLVPHQANQRIIDATARRMGVDNEKVMLNIERYGNTTAATIPLCLYDWEADLKKGDNIILTAFGGGFTWGAAYVRWAYDGATVRAEASAAAGANA